One genomic segment of Gottschalkia acidurici 9a includes these proteins:
- a CDS encoding flagellar protein FlgN, with translation MKKIQMLKDILLQENEIYKKILELANKKTQLISEDNIDEIQKITKLEEQYVQDAKILEYKREDRIAEIEKELSIEKVIDISTLLSHILDEELRKELQSTKDEFAKTLTQLKTVNDLNNILIKDALEYIGVSLNLMTAATSEGTYGSKSGEIETQNRNLFDIKG, from the coding sequence GTGAAAAAAATACAAATGCTTAAAGATATACTTTTACAAGAAAATGAAATATATAAAAAAATACTAGAACTTGCAAACAAAAAAACACAGCTTATATCAGAAGATAATATAGATGAAATACAAAAAATAACTAAATTAGAAGAACAATATGTACAAGATGCAAAAATACTAGAATATAAAAGAGAAGATAGAATAGCAGAAATAGAAAAAGAGTTGAGTATAGAAAAAGTAATAGATATATCTACACTTTTAAGTCACATATTAGATGAAGAATTAAGAAAAGAGCTACAAAGTACAAAAGATGAATTTGCAAAAACACTTACACAATTAAAAACTGTAAATGACTTAAATAATATATTAATAAAGGATGCACTAGAATATATCGGGGTAAGCTTGAATCTAATGACAGCAGCAACCAGTGAAGGAACATATGGGTCTAAAAGTGGAGAAATAGAAACACAAAATAGAAATTTATTTGACATAAAAGGATAG
- the flgK gene encoding flagellar hook-associated protein FlgK, whose translation MSSFGSLSIGISGLLANRRALETVSHNIANADNPTYTRQRVTSADSPYINVGSQKRGTGVSVQSINQIRDEFLDTKLRNEVSKYGYWGQRYSIFSQVESIINEKGQINDKVTGGLAKTMDDFWKSWDELAKDPSNLTVRGVLKESSEGFVTVVRHMYDQLDTLQKNLNTEVIDLVDETNKIAREIADLNKKIVSGEASGVKANDYRDQRNGLIDRLSQIVDISVSEDSKGYVNVAIAGTHIVLEGSAKELEYKTPMPPDKGHLVNVHWKDEKDPLVLGKDLKGGELLAVLQARGSGEGKKPNPNSGEFIEVIPTMKEKLNELVRIIATAINEQQTNGYTLDSVEGDPKTDKLFFISEDGGDIDASNIRLNIESLNDIAASDQAGVKGNSKNAEAILKIRKQLLYNSGKLNIDDYYRDVISDFGIGGEAAYNMMESHGRIIIELDNKKQSISAVSLDEEMSDMLKFQHAYSANTRFINAIDEMLDVIINRMGR comes from the coding sequence ATGAGTTCTTTTGGAAGTTTATCTATAGGGATATCAGGATTATTAGCGAATAGAAGGGCATTGGAAACAGTGTCACATAATATAGCTAACGCAGATAATCCAACATACACTAGACAGAGAGTTACAAGTGCGGATTCACCGTATATAAATGTTGGAAGTCAAAAGCGTGGAACAGGAGTAAGTGTTCAATCTATAAATCAAATAAGGGACGAGTTTTTGGACACAAAGCTTAGAAATGAAGTTTCTAAATATGGATACTGGGGACAAAGATACAGTATCTTTAGTCAAGTTGAAAGCATAATAAATGAAAAAGGTCAAATAAATGACAAGGTAACAGGAGGACTAGCAAAAACAATGGATGACTTCTGGAAGTCATGGGATGAACTAGCCAAAGATCCAAGTAACTTAACAGTAAGAGGAGTTCTAAAAGAAAGCTCCGAAGGATTTGTTACTGTTGTAAGACATATGTATGACCAGTTAGATACATTACAAAAAAACTTAAACACAGAAGTAATAGATTTAGTAGATGAAACTAATAAGATAGCTAGAGAAATAGCAGATTTAAACAAAAAAATAGTATCAGGGGAAGCAAGTGGAGTAAAGGCAAATGACTATAGAGATCAAAGAAATGGACTAATAGATAGATTATCTCAGATAGTAGATATATCAGTAAGTGAAGATTCAAAAGGATATGTGAATGTAGCCATAGCTGGAACTCATATAGTACTTGAAGGGTCAGCTAAAGAACTAGAGTATAAAACACCTATGCCACCTGATAAAGGACACCTAGTAAATGTACATTGGAAAGATGAAAAAGATCCTCTAGTTCTAGGAAAGGACTTAAAGGGTGGAGAATTACTAGCAGTATTGCAGGCTAGGGGGAGCGGAGAAGGAAAAAAGCCAAATCCTAATTCAGGTGAATTTATAGAAGTAATACCTACTATGAAAGAAAAATTAAATGAACTCGTAAGGATTATAGCAACAGCTATAAATGAACAACAAACAAATGGATATACATTGGATAGTGTAGAAGGAGATCCTAAGACGGATAAATTATTTTTTATTTCTGAGGATGGAGGAGATATAGATGCGAGTAATATAAGATTAAATATAGAGAGTTTAAATGATATAGCAGCATCCGATCAAGCTGGAGTAAAGGGAAATAGCAAGAATGCAGAAGCAATCCTTAAAATTAGAAAACAACTACTATATAATAGTGGAAAGTTAAATATAGATGATTATTATAGAGACGTAATATCAGACTTCGGAATAGGCGGAGAAGCAGCATACAATATGATGGAGTCACATGGAAGAATAATAATAGAATTAGACAATAAGAAACAATCTATATCAGCAGTTTCACTAGATGAAGAAATGTCAGATATGCTAAAGTTTCAGCATGCGTATTCGGCAAATACAAGGTTTATAAATGCAATAGATGAAATGTTAGATGTGATAATTAATAGAATGGGAAGATAA
- a CDS encoding bifunctional 5,10-methylenetetrahydrofolate dehydrogenase/5,10-methenyltetrahydrofolate cyclohydrolase: protein MATIDCKAIAAKLRENVKADIAAATQKHGEKPFLEIVQVGAHPSSVSYVKSIIRTCDNMEVNHNFAQYDENITEAELIKEIERLNNDPKVHGVIIQYPLPRHIDQDKIANTLSPDKDVDGITSVNLGKLLMGIEGMVPCTPKGMVRILKESGVELQGKDVTLVGNGRTVGKPISQLLLHEGATVTVCHQFTKDLKKHLQQADIVIGAAGVAGLIPGDAVKEGVVVIDAAINVLEDGKIVGDADFEEVSKKASLITPVPGGVGTTTNAMLMENLLGLFLGHKEK, encoded by the coding sequence ATGGCAACAATAGATTGTAAAGCAATAGCAGCAAAATTAAGAGAGAACGTAAAAGCAGATATAGCAGCTGCAACACAAAAACATGGTGAAAAACCATTTCTTGAAATAGTACAAGTAGGAGCTCATCCATCATCAGTTTCATATGTAAAAAGTATAATCAGAACTTGTGACAATATGGAAGTAAACCATAACTTTGCACAATACGATGAAAACATAACAGAAGCAGAATTAATAAAAGAAATAGAAAGATTAAACAATGATCCAAAAGTACACGGAGTAATAATCCAATACCCACTACCAAGACACATAGATCAAGACAAAATAGCTAATACACTATCACCAGACAAAGATGTTGACGGAATAACTTCAGTAAACTTAGGAAAACTTTTAATGGGAATAGAAGGAATGGTTCCTTGTACTCCAAAAGGTATGGTAAGAATCCTTAAAGAATCAGGAGTAGAACTACAAGGTAAAGACGTTACACTAGTAGGAAACGGACGTACAGTAGGAAAACCAATATCTCAATTATTATTACATGAGGGTGCAACTGTAACAGTATGTCACCAATTTACAAAAGATCTTAAAAAACACCTACAACAAGCAGACATAGTTATAGGGGCAGCAGGAGTAGCAGGATTAATACCTGGAGATGCAGTTAAAGAAGGCGTAGTAGTTATAGATGCAGCTATAAACGTATTAGAAGATGGAAAAATAGTAGGAGATGCTGACTTTGAAGAAGTATCGAAAAAAGCATCATTAATAACTCCAGTACCAGGAGGAGTAGGAACTACAACTAACGCAATGTTAATGGAAAACTTATTAGGACTATTCTTAGGACATAAAGAAAAGTAA
- the flgM gene encoding flagellar biosynthesis anti-sigma factor FlgM: MKIFGNRIENILNIYRNNGNTKKVNKAQQSKKPDQVNISNMARDCQFAKNEVKKLPDIRTEKVEEIKRQIQTGTYEINADKIAEKIVESSKIDIKL, from the coding sequence ATGAAGATATTTGGAAATAGAATAGAAAATATTCTTAACATATATAGAAATAATGGAAATACAAAAAAAGTAAATAAAGCTCAACAATCTAAGAAACCAGACCAAGTTAATATATCAAATATGGCAAGGGATTGTCAGTTTGCAAAAAATGAAGTTAAAAAATTACCAGACATAAGAACAGAAAAAGTTGAAGAGATAAAAAGACAAATACAAACAGGAACGTACGAAATAAATGCAGATAAAATAGCAGAGAAAATAGTAGAAAGCTCTAAGATAGATATTAAACTATAA
- the flgK gene encoding flagellar hook-associated protein FlgK, with the protein MAWLGLNTAVSGLFGSQRKLYTVNHNVANASREGYSRQKVNESSSIPRHITGMGYIGTGVSINSVDRIRDIYLDKKYRTESASLGEWNIKQLGLSEIENVLRGSQEEGINVNIDEFFKAIGDLSTDPSDMSRRTAFREKTNTLNVTINETVKRLYKQQKDINFEVKTKVKEINDLADQIKSLNDQIFVMEVDGHKANDLRDQRDIIVDKLSQIVDIEVEEKVVNLEESKQKGKIEVRQFEVRIGGMTLVDHNRTSKLKYPPDVMQNTLNPEEPLYKVEWASGGEVKLKSGELKGLLQIRDGGYEASDEIAGDNIKNTSDAKYQFKGYNGIPYYIKRLDEFASGFASKINEIHSKGINLNKGTGVLLFDVDDSIKQKYGNILIDTTGNIKIRDENGKILGTINEDGEIVDANNKNWGVPDADGKLVDVDGNVLGTISSDVKIIKNGDGNVEITLGTGADEYKLVKKTDGNIVKLNSDGTETTIMDKDGDVKGSSDNFTKDSAGNLLISNTSYEKFVKENMRADNIKLSDDIINDLNNIATIDSEDSENIEDNKILKEILEARESTTFFDRTAKYQGRPEDFMTSIFSTLGTDSQQSNRMSGIQKSIVNGVIKNRLSVSGVDLDEEMADMLKFQQLYNASARMITTFDQIYETTINRLGIVGR; encoded by the coding sequence TTGGCTTGGTTAGGACTTAATACGGCGGTATCAGGATTGTTTGGAAGTCAGAGAAAGTTGTATACAGTAAATCATAATGTAGCAAATGCAAGTAGAGAGGGTTATTCGAGACAAAAAGTAAATGAAAGTTCGAGTATACCTAGACATATAACAGGAATGGGATATATAGGAACAGGGGTAAGCATAAATTCAGTAGATAGGATAAGAGATATATATCTAGATAAAAAGTACAGAACAGAAAGTGCATCTCTTGGAGAATGGAACATAAAGCAATTAGGATTAAGTGAAATAGAAAATGTACTAAGAGGAAGTCAAGAAGAAGGTATAAATGTAAATATAGATGAATTTTTTAAGGCAATAGGAGATCTTAGTACAGATCCAAGTGATATGTCACGTAGAACTGCATTCAGAGAAAAGACAAATACACTTAATGTTACTATAAATGAAACAGTTAAAAGATTATATAAACAACAAAAAGATATAAACTTTGAAGTAAAAACGAAAGTTAAAGAAATAAATGATTTAGCAGATCAAATAAAGTCTCTAAATGATCAAATATTCGTGATGGAAGTGGATGGCCATAAAGCGAATGATTTAAGAGATCAAAGAGATATTATAGTAGATAAATTATCACAAATAGTAGATATAGAAGTAGAAGAAAAAGTAGTAAATTTAGAAGAGAGCAAACAAAAAGGAAAAATAGAAGTAAGGCAATTTGAAGTACGAATAGGAGGAATGACTTTAGTAGACCATAATAGAACTAGTAAATTAAAATATCCTCCAGACGTAATGCAGAATACATTAAATCCAGAAGAACCACTATATAAGGTAGAATGGGCAAGTGGTGGAGAAGTGAAACTTAAAAGTGGTGAGTTAAAGGGACTATTACAGATAAGAGACGGAGGGTATGAAGCCTCAGATGAGATAGCTGGTGATAATATAAAGAATACTTCAGATGCTAAATATCAATTTAAAGGGTATAACGGGATACCTTATTATATAAAAAGATTAGATGAGTTTGCTAGTGGATTTGCTAGTAAAATAAATGAAATTCACAGTAAAGGTATAAATTTAAATAAAGGTACTGGAGTCCTTCTGTTTGATGTAGATGATAGTATAAAACAAAAATATGGAAATATATTAATAGATACTACTGGAAATATAAAAATAAGAGATGAAAATGGAAAAATACTGGGGACAATCAATGAAGATGGAGAAATAGTAGATGCGAATAATAAAAACTGGGGAGTTCCAGATGCTGATGGTAAACTAGTAGATGTAGATGGAAATGTACTAGGGACTATCTCAAGTGATGTTAAGATTATAAAAAATGGGGATGGCAATGTAGAAATAACTCTAGGGACAGGTGCTGATGAATATAAGTTAGTGAAGAAAACAGACGGGAACATCGTTAAACTTAATTCTGATGGAACAGAAACCACTATAATGGATAAGGATGGAGATGTAAAGGGTTCATCGGATAACTTTACGAAAGACTCAGCAGGAAACCTACTTATAAGTAATACGTCATATGAAAAATTTGTGAAGGAAAATATGAGAGCTGATAATATTAAATTATCAGATGATATAATAAATGACTTGAACAATATAGCTACTATAGACTCTGAGGATAGCGAAAATATAGAAGACAATAAAATTTTAAAAGAAATATTAGAAGCAAGAGAAAGCACAACATTTTTTGATAGAACAGCTAAATATCAAGGTAGGCCAGAGGACTTCATGACATCTATATTTTCAACACTAGGAACAGATTCTCAGCAAAGCAATAGGATGAGTGGAATTCAAAAATCGATAGTTAATGGAGTAATAAAAAATAGGCTCTCAGTTTCGGGAGTAGATTTAGACGAGGAAATGGCAGATATGTTGAAGTTTCAACAATTATATAATGCATCAGCAAGAATGATAACAACATTTGATCAAATATATGAAACTACTATAAATAGATTAGGAATAGTAGGTAGGTAA
- a CDS encoding ComF family protein, whose product MKIFKTLINLVFPEKNICFICDEYDITIKNNLCPDCISKLVFIKESKCKTCGRKIDTNSDKLIKCRNCLKTPHYFTKTVAPLVYNEAIKKAIYDFKYNNKPYMYKLFGELMVKSVVDNDLEYIDMIVPVPLHKYRQRKRGFNQSYLLAKYISKKLELPIDKENLIRITKTQEQNKLKRSERIRNVEGVFKIIKKDIFIQKRVLLIDDIYTTGSTVDECSKLLLDNGAKEVFVATIAIASQ is encoded by the coding sequence ATGAAGATTTTTAAAACCTTAATAAACTTAGTATTTCCAGAAAAAAATATATGTTTTATATGTGATGAATATGATATCACTATAAAAAACAACCTGTGTCCAGACTGCATATCGAAGCTAGTGTTTATAAAAGAAAGTAAGTGCAAAACATGTGGAAGAAAAATAGATACGAATAGTGATAAACTAATAAAATGTAGAAACTGTCTAAAGACTCCACACTACTTTACTAAGACAGTAGCACCGTTAGTATATAATGAGGCAATAAAAAAGGCTATATACGACTTTAAATATAATAACAAACCATATATGTACAAGTTGTTTGGGGAACTCATGGTTAAGTCGGTTGTTGATAATGACCTAGAATACATAGATATGATAGTACCAGTACCACTTCATAAGTATAGACAAAGAAAAAGGGGATTTAACCAGTCCTATCTATTGGCAAAATATATATCAAAAAAATTAGAATTACCAATAGATAAAGAAAATCTAATAAGAATAACCAAAACACAAGAACAAAATAAACTAAAGAGAAGCGAAAGAATAAGAAATGTAGAAGGAGTTTTTAAAATAATAAAGAAAGATATATTTATCCAAAAGAGAGTACTGTTAATAGACGATATATATACAACAGGATCAACAGTAGATGAATGTTCAAAACTACTATTAGATAATGGAGCAAAAGAAGTATTTGTGGCAACTATTGCGATTGCCTCACAATAA
- the flgL gene encoding flagellar hook-associated protein FlgL produces MRITNGMLINNMMQNLNSNLNRMERYQRQIASGRKFERPSEDPIGMSKSLKLYTDVSKTEQYERNLRDATSWMHSTENAFIELGEILQRTRELCVDAANGPKTPEDTQKISEEIKQLREQIIKLANSRHAGRSIFTGFKTDKDLLDKDGNYIIDLNSTDTSIYNVGISESIEVNTVGIKVFGVLSNSKIKSDNLDMIKGKLTEAGITINGDPKTLAELAISVDASAFNKVVNELNNSGIEIVGTQTTLAGLVDNITLPSVPDDKLGELKTSLKNSGITIKEDSTTLRELVDSMNPPNFDAFKSSLKEVGVSVQGDPKTLTELVDNFALSNDYDVIKSELESANIKTGDATNFGELWNNMIEEYGEVDITDLGFSKDKVQVDDISTEGNDESSKSALVQVFDNLIKNLEKGEHEKISSMIEDVDKVKESVLAIRAEIGAKTNRLEMTENRLSSEKLNFKKVLSLNEDVDEAEVIMEAKMAEAVYNASLAVGSKIIQPTLVDFLR; encoded by the coding sequence TTGAGAATAACTAATGGAATGCTTATAAATAATATGATGCAAAATCTAAACAGCAACTTAAATAGAATGGAGAGGTATCAACGACAGATAGCATCAGGAAGAAAATTTGAGAGACCATCAGAAGACCCTATAGGTATGTCTAAGAGCTTAAAACTTTATACAGATGTATCTAAAACAGAACAATATGAAAGAAACTTAAGAGATGCAACTTCATGGATGCATAGTACAGAAAATGCCTTTATAGAACTTGGAGAAATATTGCAAAGAACTAGGGAACTATGTGTTGATGCTGCAAATGGACCGAAAACACCAGAAGATACACAAAAAATATCAGAGGAAATAAAACAACTAAGAGAGCAAATTATAAAACTGGCTAATAGTAGACATGCAGGGAGAAGTATCTTTACAGGATTTAAAACAGACAAAGACCTTTTGGATAAGGATGGAAACTATATTATAGACTTAAATAGCACTGATACTTCAATATATAACGTAGGAATATCAGAAAGCATAGAAGTTAATACAGTAGGAATAAAAGTGTTTGGGGTATTGTCAAATAGTAAAATAAAAAGCGATAATTTAGATATGATTAAAGGAAAGTTAACAGAGGCTGGAATAACTATAAACGGAGATCCAAAGACACTTGCAGAGTTAGCTATTAGTGTAGATGCTTCTGCTTTTAATAAAGTTGTAAATGAACTAAATAATTCGGGAATAGAGATAGTTGGAACACAGACAACACTTGCAGGACTAGTAGACAATATTACTCTTCCATCTGTTCCTGATGATAAACTTGGTGAGCTTAAAACTAGCTTAAAGAACTCAGGAATAACTATAAAAGAAGATTCAACAACACTTAGAGAACTAGTAGATAGTATGAATCCTCCTAATTTTGATGCATTTAAATCTAGTTTAAAAGAGGTAGGAGTAAGCGTACAAGGAGATCCTAAAACACTTACTGAATTAGTAGATAACTTTGCACTTTCAAATGACTATGATGTAATTAAAAGTGAGCTAGAATCTGCAAATATAAAAACTGGAGATGCAACAAACTTTGGTGAATTGTGGAACAATATGATAGAAGAATATGGAGAAGTTGACATAACAGACTTAGGATTTTCTAAAGATAAAGTCCAAGTAGATGATATATCTACAGAAGGAAATGATGAAAGTTCAAAGAGTGCTCTAGTTCAAGTTTTTGACAACTTAATTAAAAACTTAGAAAAAGGTGAACATGAAAAAATAAGTAGTATGATAGAAGATGTAGATAAAGTTAAAGAGAGTGTACTTGCAATAAGGGCAGAAATAGGTGCAAAGACTAATAGACTTGAAATGACTGAAAATAGACTATCATCAGAAAAGCTAAACTTTAAGAAAGTTCTTTCATTAAATGAAGATGTAGATGAAGCAGAGGTTATAATGGAAGCTAAAATGGCAGAAGCAGTATATAATGCTTCATTAGCAGTTGGAAGTAAGATTATACAACCTACACTTGTAGACTTCTTGAGATAG
- a CDS encoding accessory gene regulator ArgB-like protein: MSRVVKKIANDTYEFSRGKYSKEDWIEILEYMFHRMTVFTLFILSLAILIYIFKLDMNIYVFTGSFLLLRAKFGGVHLESELLCFVASVIFPFSVYFFFKDIHISKITILSTYLISALILFKLGTIDNKNRQLTIEAKKRFKKQGMIVLTILLIINIFTLNKFITLSVIFTVLSCIAGKIRNREKAEI, translated from the coding sequence ATGAGCAGAGTAGTAAAAAAGATAGCTAATGATACATATGAATTTAGTCGTGGCAAGTATAGTAAGGAAGATTGGATTGAAATTCTAGAATATATGTTTCATAGAATGACTGTATTTACACTGTTTATACTATCATTAGCTATACTGATATATATTTTTAAGTTAGATATGAACATATATGTATTTACAGGTAGTTTTTTATTATTAAGAGCGAAGTTTGGAGGTGTACACTTAGAAAGTGAACTTTTATGTTTCGTTGCAAGTGTAATATTTCCATTTTCAGTATACTTCTTCTTCAAAGACATACATATAAGCAAAATTACAATCCTAAGCACTTACTTAATTTCTGCACTTATATTATTTAAATTAGGAACAATTGATAATAAAAACAGACAATTAACTATAGAAGCTAAGAAGAGATTCAAAAAGCAAGGAATGATAGTTTTAACAATACTTCTTATAATAAATATTTTTACATTAAATAAATTTATAACTCTATCTGTTATATTTACAGTCTTAAGTTGTATAGCAGGTAAAATTAGAAATAGAGAGAAGGCTGAAATTTAG
- a CDS encoding flagellar protein: MDIRSCLKCERAFSYDGEDLCPKCRYEDDEDFKIVKEYLYDNPGADVNKVTKETGVDLKKILRYLKEGRIEIAEGSANTLLSCERCGKAVNTGRFCKKCVAEMEKEFKGAIGEIKPEAPKQEKKDSKKADEKMHVVFRYKK, translated from the coding sequence ATGGATATAAGAAGCTGTTTAAAATGCGAAAGAGCATTCTCATATGATGGTGAGGATTTATGCCCAAAGTGTAGATATGAAGATGATGAAGATTTTAAAATAGTAAAAGAATATTTATATGATAATCCAGGAGCAGATGTAAACAAAGTAACAAAAGAAACAGGAGTAGATCTAAAAAAAATATTACGATATTTAAAAGAAGGTAGAATAGAAATAGCAGAAGGAAGTGCTAACACATTGCTTTCGTGTGAAAGATGTGGGAAAGCAGTAAATACAGGTAGATTCTGTAAGAAATGTGTAGCTGAAATGGAAAAAGAATTTAAGGGAGCTATAGGTGAAATAAAGCCAGAGGCACCAAAGCAAGAGAAAAAGGACTCTAAAAAGGCTGATGAGAAGATGCATGTAGTATTTAGATATAAAAAATAA
- a CDS encoding ATP-dependent RecD-like DNA helicase, translating to MITLQGDIEEIIFHNEDNGYTVAILGTEDDVVTIVGNIPLIRDGESLKVHGTIINHPTYGEQLKVEAYELIAPATINGIIKYLSSGLIPGIGPKTAERIVERFGTDSLDILQYNPNRLKEIEGIGDKKLEKIVASFEEQRELKDIMVFLQQYDITPALGIKIYKKYGTETIEKVQENPYRLSEEIIGIGFKLADKIAKSMGVEPNSSYRISAGIKFCLTGFASEGHTYAPRQELIHKCSRLLEVDNTLVEEGLMDLALRQEVQLENFDDEICVYYMPYYYAETNVSKKIIELSQSEIKKLEVNIENEIEELESENNISLADNQKEAIRQSVENGLLVITGGPGTGKTTTINTIIQLFESQDLKIHLAAPTGRAAKRMSEATGREAKTIHRLLEYGFVDESIGMIFSKDEGTPLETDVIIIDEMSMVDILLMNNLLKAIMPGTRVILVGDTDQLPSVGAGNVLKDIIESKIVKVVKLDEIFRQAQESMIIVNAHKINKGEHPKLNVKDKDFFFLNGQKPEVVVKTVIDLAKERLPKYNGYDPIKDIQILSCSRKGDVGVNILNDKLQEALNPKARYKSERKIGDQILRVGDKIMQIKNNYNTKWKLLEGDRITQEGEGVFNGDFGLITDIDEEENELVVLFDDNREVIYNFSQLDEIRLAYATTVHKSQGSEFPVVIMPIYWGPPMLLMRNLLYTAITRAKELVVLVGDQKCLGYMINNNKITKRYSGLNKRLFKVFEYLMR from the coding sequence GTGATAACACTACAGGGAGATATAGAAGAAATAATATTTCATAATGAGGATAATGGATACACTGTAGCCATATTAGGAACAGAAGATGATGTAGTAACTATAGTAGGAAATATCCCTTTAATCAGAGACGGAGAATCATTGAAAGTACATGGAACAATAATAAATCACCCTACATACGGAGAACAGCTAAAAGTAGAAGCATATGAGCTAATAGCACCAGCTACAATTAATGGAATAATAAAATATTTATCATCAGGTTTAATACCGGGAATAGGTCCTAAAACGGCAGAAAGAATAGTAGAAAGATTTGGAACAGATTCACTGGACATACTTCAGTATAATCCTAATAGGTTAAAAGAAATAGAGGGAATCGGGGACAAAAAGTTAGAAAAGATAGTGGCATCATTTGAAGAACAAAGAGAATTAAAAGATATAATGGTATTTTTACAACAGTATGATATAACTCCAGCATTAGGAATAAAGATATATAAAAAGTATGGTACGGAGACCATAGAAAAAGTTCAGGAAAATCCTTATAGATTATCAGAAGAAATAATAGGAATAGGATTTAAGTTAGCAGATAAAATAGCAAAAAGCATGGGTGTTGAACCAAACTCTAGTTATAGAATAAGTGCGGGAATTAAATTTTGTTTAACTGGATTTGCATCAGAAGGCCATACATATGCACCAAGGCAAGAACTAATACATAAATGTTCAAGATTACTGGAAGTAGATAATACATTAGTTGAAGAAGGACTTATGGATTTAGCATTAAGGCAAGAAGTACAATTAGAAAACTTTGATGATGAAATATGCGTGTACTATATGCCATACTATTACGCAGAGACTAATGTAAGCAAAAAGATAATAGAATTATCACAAAGTGAAATAAAAAAGTTAGAAGTAAATATAGAAAATGAAATAGAAGAACTAGAGAGCGAAAATAATATAAGTTTAGCAGATAATCAAAAAGAAGCTATTAGACAATCAGTAGAAAACGGATTATTAGTAATAACAGGAGGACCTGGAACAGGTAAGACCACGACTATAAATACAATAATACAGCTATTTGAAAGTCAGGATTTAAAAATACATTTAGCGGCACCAACAGGAAGAGCAGCTAAGAGAATGAGCGAGGCTACTGGAAGAGAAGCTAAAACAATACATAGGCTATTAGAGTATGGATTTGTGGACGAGAGTATTGGGATGATATTTTCAAAGGACGAGGGAACTCCGCTAGAAACAGATGTGATAATAATAGATGAAATGTCAATGGTAGATATATTACTTATGAACAATTTATTAAAGGCAATTATGCCAGGAACTAGAGTAATATTAGTGGGAGATACAGATCAGTTACCATCAGTAGGAGCAGGAAATGTACTAAAAGATATAATAGAAAGTAAAATAGTAAAAGTAGTAAAGTTAGATGAGATCTTTAGACAAGCACAGGAAAGCATGATAATAGTGAATGCACATAAGATAAATAAGGGAGAACATCCTAAGTTGAATGTAAAAGATAAGGACTTCTTCTTTCTAAATGGACAAAAACCGGAGGTTGTAGTAAAAACGGTAATAGATTTAGCGAAGGAGAGACTTCCTAAATATAATGGATATGACCCAATAAAAGATATACAGATACTTTCATGTAGTAGAAAAGGCGACGTAGGGGTTAATATACTAAACGATAAACTACAAGAGGCATTGAATCCAAAAGCAAGGTATAAAAGTGAGAGAAAAATAGGTGACCAGATACTAAGAGTCGGAGATAAGATAATGCAGATAAAAAATAACTATAATACAAAGTGGAAGTTATTAGAGGGGGATAGGATCACACAAGAAGGAGAAGGCGTATTTAATGGAGATTTTGGATTAATAACAGATATAGATGAAGAAGAAAATGAATTAGTAGTATTATTTGATGATAACAGAGAAGTAATATATAATTTTAGTCAATTAGATGAGATAAGATTAGCGTATGCAACCACAGTTCACAAAAGTCAAGGTAGTGAATTTCCAGTCGTAATAATGCCAATATATTGGGGACCACCAATGCTATTAATGAGAAATCTATTATATACAGCAATAACTAGAGCAAAGGAACTAGTAGTTTTAGTGGGAGATCAAAAATGTTTGGGGTATATGATAAATAATAATAAAATAACTAAGAGATATTCAGGGCTCAATAAGAGGTTGTTTAAAGTTTTTGAGTATTTAATGAGGTGA